The Sinorhizobium fredii genome contains the following window.
CGACATGATCTGGCCGGGTGTGCAGTAGCCGCATTGCAGCCCGTCATGCTCGATGAAAGCTGCCTGCAGCGGATGAAGCTCCTCGCCCCTGGAAAGACCCTCGATTGTTGTGATCTCGGCGCCGTCGTGCATGGCGGCCAGCGTCAGGCAGGAAACGACCCGCCTGCCGTTGAGAAGAACAGTGCAGGCACCACAGGCGCCCTGGTTGCAGCCCTTTTTCGTTCCGGTCAGGTCAAGAGTTTCCCGCAGGACATCAAGCAGCGACTGACGAGGATCGAGCTCAAGTTCTCGTGCATCGCCATTGACGACCAAACGGACCCGCTCGAGTGCATTGCCGGTTTGGCCTGGGGGAGGAGCGGGCTGGGCGGCGACAGTGGAAATCGTCGCGAGCGAAGCGGCGCCTCCGGCCATTTGCAGCACCGCCCGGCGCGATACGATGGCCGGGAAGGGAGGCGAAGCTGCTTCTGCATTGGTTGATGGTGGCTGCCGATTGATCATCAGATTCTCCTGAGAATGCCGTGAAACGGCTGCGATCCTATGAACATGCAGGTCTGAACCGCGATCCCCGCGGCTTCGGATGAAAAAGCTATTCGTTTCCTTGACGCCCGCCAGTGATCGGAGTGCTGTTTCTTGCACGAGAGTGCTGTCTCCGAGCCGTGCGAAGTACCGCCCCGATAGCAGCACATAAGCCAAAGGCTCGATTTGCTACGCGAGACGCAGGCGGCGCCAATGGCTTGGCGTTACATTCATGGCTTTGACAAAACTGCGGGTGAGATGACTTTGATCCGTAAAGCCACAGCGACTTGCGATCTGCTCGATCGGCAACTCTGAATTGACGAGGAGTTCCTGTGCGCGTTCTATGCGTCGGCCGAGCAGCCACTGCAGAGGAGACGATCCTGTCGTGGCCTTGAAGGCGCGGGCGAAATGACTGCGCGAGAGCCGACAGGCGCGGGCGAGTTCATCAAGGCCGATCTTTCCGTCCAAATGGGCCAGTAACATCTCCTTTGCCCGGCGTTCCTGCCACGGTGCCAGTCCTCCTATCGGACGCGCGACGGCAGGATTCTCTGCATAGTGGGTGGTGATGTGCGTGAGCAGCGCCAAAGCGATGTAATCGACGAAAAGGCGGCTCGTCGTCTCTGGGCGCTCGAATGCAGGTGCAAGGCATGCTCCGAGATGTCTGATGACGTTATCGCTAAAGGCCACGCCGTTGGCCGTTCTAAGCTCGCCCACCGACTTCATATCGTGCTCGTGTTCGAACTGCCGGATCGCTGCACGCGGCGCGTACATTGAGACGCAGTCCACGGTGCCACGCGTTACGGAGGCATGCTCCTCGTTCAGATCGAGAAAGAGAAACTGCCCTCGATTTAGCGGCATCATGGACACCGGCTTTCCGTTTACCCAATAGGGGATTGCGGGCAGTTCGCGCCGCTGAAGACAAAGCAGGTAGCCGTTGCTGGTTTCCATTCGGACAGGCGCTGCGGCCTCGGAGCCGTCCCAACAGTGTCGGCTGCCGGAGATTTCTGCCAACTGTAAATAACGAGTGGTGAGAGTAGGAGGCTGATCCAGCCCCACGAACCTGCCCAAGCGCTGCCCAAGCTTTCCACTCATTGGCGCTCCCCTCTCAGCAGTCGAGCTGCTGGCGAACTATACTCTGCCCGCTGCACAATTGGAAAGTGTCTGGAAAAATCCAACGGCAGGGGTAAGAGGTCAAGCTTCGCACTGGCGTCGTGAATGATCCCGGGTCGAAAAACGACCCGGGATCATTCACAGAGCCGGGCCACAGGCAAGAACCGGACATGCTTGCCTAGCCTGCTCTCTCGGGTGCTCGCTTAGCGTACGTAGATCGTCAGGCCGCCGTCGGCGGCTTCCTCGGCGCCGGCGATGTTGTTCATCTCGACATTTTGCGCCTTCAGCTTGGTCGCCAGCGGCTTGTTGGCTTCGACTGCGGCAAACAGGGCGGCCCGTTGCTGCGCCGATGCCTCATCGATCCACATTCGGGTCTGGCTTTCCTGCTTCAAAGTGTCGATGTCGATGATCCTGACATTGTCGCCCTTGAAGGCGCGAACGCTTTGGTCGATGTGGCTCGGCCAGTTCATCTTGGCGTCGGTGGCATAGGTGATGCCGCCGAAGCTCAATGTGGAGAGGGCGGCGATGACGGAAAAAGTCGCAAAGCGGTTCATTGTCACGCTCCTTTGGTTCGCGGCTGCTGCCCGGACCGGCAATCGAACGCATGACCCGTTGCGATTGCCGAGCCGTCCTGACGAGCTCCGCATGGCCAGCACAAGCCGTTTGCGGGTGGGACCATCCGCAGCGAAGGGGTGCTGGACTGTTTCGACTGGTTGAGGCGGCGTTTGCCCTTTTGCTCTCGGGTGCCGCGCCGTGCCAACGGTTAGGAAACTGGGCCGGAATGTGGCCGTTTCCATGACGTAAGTCACTGAAAAATCATTAAAAATTTTTCATGTTCGCCGAGTTGAGGAGGCCGGCGAAGAAGTGGGCTTTCAGACCGTGCCCGTCCACCGCCGTTCGAACATGAGCATCGACCTGCCGTGATAGGTCGTCCGCCAGAATTCCCTGAAGCCGTGCTTGAGCGCGACCCGGATCGAGGCCTCGTTGCCGGGCTCAATGATGCAGGTCTTTCTGAGGGCGGGGAACTCTCGGTCGCCCCAGGCCAGCGCGGCGGAGACGGCCTCCGACGCAAGGCCGCGGCCATGGCTCTTTGGAGAAAGCGCCCAGCCCATCTCCATCGTTCCCTCGAGCGACGGTGTGATCTGGCGGTGGGGGTCATGGAAGCCGGCCTCACCGATAAAGGCACCGCTCTCCTTATCCTGGAGGGCGAAGAAGCCGAAGCCGAAATAGTGCCACATGCCGACCTGACGCAAGAAGCGCGTCCAGGACTGTTCACGCGTGTAGGGAACGCCGCCCGCGTAGCGTGTCACCTCCTCGTCTGAAAAGAGCGCGTTGTAGGAAGGAAAGTCGTCCCGACGGTAGGGACGCAGAAGAAGCCGCTCGGTCTCGATCACGGGCACACGATGCATTTTCACTCCGGTTTGGCTGATGGGGGAAATGGTATCGGATCTTGAACCTGAGCCCCGGGCTCCCCGTCCCAGTAGTCGACAACGAAATGCGGGCGGCCGATAAAGTCGAACGAAGCCTCGCCCGTGCCGGGCCGCCGGGTTCTCGCCAGGAACTTGCCTGAATCGGGATATTCGCAGATTTCCGTCGCCGCCATCGTGGAGATCGACAGATATTTGAGCGGCAGCGTCCCGGTATTGATCAGGTGATGGGCCGTTTCGGGGCCGCCGGCCGGTGCGCCAAGCACGTCGCCGGGCCCGACGGCAAAGCGTTCCGTTCCGAAGCGGTATGTGCCTTCTCCCTCGAGAATGACGAACAGTTCTTCCTCGACATGATGGTTGTGAAAGGGGCAGCCGGATTTGCCGGGCGGCACCTCGCCATAGCTGATGCCGAGCTCCTTCAGGCCGAGAAGCGCGCCGAAGGAAGCGTCGCGCGATTCGAAGAAGGAGCCGCGGCGCCAATGGTCGAGGGCGAGCT
Protein-coding sequences here:
- a CDS encoding (2Fe-2S)-binding protein translates to MINRQPPSTNAEAASPPFPAIVSRRAVLQMAGGAASLATISTVAAQPAPPPGQTGNALERVRLVVNGDARELELDPRQSLLDVLRETLDLTGTKKGCNQGACGACTVLLNGRRVVSCLTLAAMHDGAEITTIEGLSRGEELHPLQAAFIEHDGLQCGYCTPGQIMSGVGCIAEGHAGSPEEIQFWMSGNICRCGAYPGIVAAVADAAERS
- a CDS encoding helix-turn-helix domain-containing protein, whose amino-acid sequence is MSGKLGQRLGRFVGLDQPPTLTTRYLQLAEISGSRHCWDGSEAAAPVRMETSNGYLLCLQRRELPAIPYWVNGKPVSMMPLNRGQFLFLDLNEEHASVTRGTVDCVSMYAPRAAIRQFEHEHDMKSVGELRTANGVAFSDNVIRHLGACLAPAFERPETTSRLFVDYIALALLTHITTHYAENPAVARPIGGLAPWQERRAKEMLLAHLDGKIGLDELARACRLSRSHFARAFKATTGSSPLQWLLGRRIERAQELLVNSELPIEQIASRCGFTDQSHLTRSFVKAMNVTPSHWRRLRLA
- a CDS encoding GNAT family N-acetyltransferase, translating into MHRVPVIETERLLLRPYRRDDFPSYNALFSDEEVTRYAGGVPYTREQSWTRFLRQVGMWHYFGFGFFALQDKESGAFIGEAGFHDPHRQITPSLEGTMEMGWALSPKSHGRGLASEAVSAALAWGDREFPALRKTCIIEPGNEASIRVALKHGFREFWRTTYHGRSMLMFERRWTGTV
- a CDS encoding cupin domain-containing protein, whose amino-acid sequence is MTEDRKPMVSLKELALDHWRRGSFFESRDASFGALLGLKELGISYGEVPPGKSGCPFHNHHVEEELFVILEGEGTYRFGTERFAVGPGDVLGAPAGGPETAHHLINTGTLPLKYLSISTMAATEICEYPDSGKFLARTRRPGTGEASFDFIGRPHFVVDYWDGEPGAQVQDPIPFPPSAKPE